A genomic stretch from Mycobacterium cookii includes:
- a CDS encoding TIGR03617 family F420-dependent LLM class oxidoreductase, with product MHVDAMTVPQPLGQVGDLARRTQSAGFSGLLFTETGRTAYLNAAVASQAAPGLELSTGVAVAFPRSPFVTAAAAWELQEATGGNFRLGLGTQVRTHVVRRYGAAFERPGPRLRDYLLAVKACFSAFRSGKLDHHGEFYDLDFITPQWSAGPIDAPDPKVEIAAVNPWMLRMAGEVADGVHVHPIGEPGYIGRHVLPKVAEGAAIAGRPASDVAIIVPVMTIVGDTDEERDKQRDAVRASMAFYGSTPNYAFIWDEAGFEGTTARIREKQKAGDFAGMAAQVSDEHVAAFATESTWDALAGKLIDKYGATATRLVLYNAVGDPERFERYGEVARLVSARSASA from the coding sequence ATGCACGTCGATGCGATGACGGTTCCGCAGCCGCTCGGACAGGTCGGCGACCTGGCCCGGCGAACGCAGTCTGCGGGATTCTCCGGCCTGCTGTTCACCGAGACGGGCCGCACGGCCTACCTCAACGCCGCGGTGGCGTCGCAGGCCGCCCCGGGCCTCGAGTTGTCCACTGGCGTCGCGGTCGCGTTTCCACGCAGCCCATTCGTCACGGCGGCCGCGGCGTGGGAACTCCAGGAAGCGACCGGCGGCAACTTTCGGCTGGGCCTGGGCACGCAGGTGCGCACACACGTCGTGCGGCGGTACGGCGCGGCCTTCGAGCGGCCCGGGCCACGGTTGCGTGACTACCTGCTCGCGGTCAAGGCCTGCTTCTCGGCGTTCCGCTCCGGGAAGCTCGACCATCACGGTGAGTTCTACGACCTCGACTTCATCACTCCGCAGTGGAGCGCAGGACCGATCGACGCTCCCGATCCCAAAGTCGAAATCGCCGCGGTGAATCCGTGGATGTTGCGGATGGCCGGCGAAGTCGCCGACGGCGTGCACGTCCATCCGATCGGCGAGCCCGGCTACATCGGCCGTCACGTGCTGCCGAAAGTCGCTGAAGGAGCGGCGATTGCGGGCCGGCCAGCCTCCGACGTCGCGATCATCGTGCCGGTCATGACGATCGTCGGCGACACCGACGAAGAACGCGACAAGCAACGTGACGCCGTGCGCGCCAGCATGGCGTTCTACGGCAGCACACCCAATTACGCGTTCATCTGGGACGAGGCCGGCTTCGAGGGCACGACCGCGCGGATTCGCGAGAAGCAGAAGGCCGGTGACTTCGCCGGGATGGCCGCGCAGGTCAGCGACGAGCATGTCGCCGCTTTCGCCACCGAGTCGACATGGGATGCGTTGGCCGGCAAGCTGATCGACAAGTACGGCGCGACCGCGACGCGGCTGGTGCTCTACAACGCCGTCGGTGACCCGGAGCGTTTCGAGCGGTACGGCGAAGTAGCCCGACTGGTCAGCGCCCGATCAGCTTCTGCATGA
- a CDS encoding winged helix-turn-helix domain-containing protein has translation MSSRLTVAQARRIAVAAQGFSEPRPAGQITRAHLRRLISRIQVLQLDSVSVAVRAHYAPVFSRLGPYDRDVLDRAAWAHSARSPRLLVEYWAHEAALMAVDDWPLLRWRMREYRHGRWGKHIVKANPQLADDIVAAVAELGPSTAGQIENHLAEVPRRAKGAWWNRSDTKWVAEALFAAGTLTTSTRVGFARHYDLTEKVLPAEVLAREVAAEDAVRELMLRAATALGVATAADIRDYFRLAAGQAKPAIAKLIADGELEQVTVDGWPAPAYLVAGQSIPRRDRGTALLCPFDPLIFFRPRVERLFNFHYRVEIYTPANKRQYGYYVWPFLLDGELVGRVDLKADRTADALHVVAAFVEADRSPSHVAQALAGELQAMAGWLGLAGVTAGQRGDLAGELRKALVRR, from the coding sequence GTGTCCTCCAGGCTGACCGTAGCTCAGGCTCGACGCATAGCTGTTGCGGCACAAGGGTTTAGCGAGCCGCGGCCAGCTGGGCAGATCACCCGTGCACATCTGCGTCGGCTGATCTCGCGTATCCAGGTACTGCAACTGGATTCAGTGTCGGTCGCGGTACGCGCGCACTATGCGCCGGTGTTCAGCCGGCTCGGGCCTTACGACCGCGACGTGCTCGACCGCGCTGCGTGGGCGCACAGCGCCCGCTCGCCGCGGCTGCTGGTGGAGTACTGGGCGCACGAGGCCGCGCTGATGGCTGTCGACGATTGGCCGCTGCTGCGCTGGCGGATGCGCGAATACCGGCACGGGCGGTGGGGCAAACACATCGTCAAGGCCAACCCCCAACTGGCCGACGATATCGTGGCCGCCGTCGCCGAGTTGGGCCCGTCGACTGCCGGCCAGATCGAGAACCACCTTGCGGAGGTGCCTCGCCGCGCGAAAGGGGCCTGGTGGAATCGCAGTGACACCAAGTGGGTTGCCGAAGCGTTGTTCGCCGCAGGCACGCTGACGACGTCGACCCGGGTGGGGTTCGCCCGGCATTACGACCTGACGGAGAAGGTGCTGCCCGCCGAGGTGCTGGCCCGGGAGGTCGCTGCAGAAGACGCTGTCCGTGAGCTCATGCTGCGCGCCGCAACCGCGTTGGGCGTGGCTACCGCGGCCGACATCCGCGACTACTTCCGGCTGGCAGCCGGACAGGCCAAACCGGCGATCGCCAAGCTGATAGCCGACGGCGAGCTGGAGCAGGTGACTGTTGACGGGTGGCCAGCACCAGCGTATTTAGTTGCGGGACAATCGATTCCGCGACGTGATCGTGGCACGGCACTGCTGTGCCCGTTCGACCCGCTGATCTTCTTCCGCCCGCGGGTCGAGCGGCTGTTCAATTTCCACTATCGCGTCGAGATCTATACGCCGGCGAACAAGCGACAGTACGGGTACTACGTATGGCCGTTTCTGCTCGACGGCGAGTTGGTGGGACGGGTCGACCTCAAGGCCGATCGAACCGCGGACGCGCTGCATGTCGTGGCGGCATTTGTCGAGGCAGATCGTTCACCGTCGCACGTCGCCCAAGCGCTGGCCGGTGAGTTGCAGGCGATGGCGGGCTGGTTGGGGCTGGCCGGCGTGACGGCCGGCCAGCGTGGTGATTTGGCCGGCGAACTGCGAAAGGCTTTGGTGCGACGGTGA
- a CDS encoding thymidylate synthase: MPIPTPYEDLLRLVLEQGTAKSDRTGTGTRSLFGHQMRFDLSAGFPLITTKKVHLKSVVYELLWFLRGDSNVSWLHEHGVTIWDEWASETGDLGPVYGVQWRSWPTPSGEHVDQISSALNLLRTDPDSRRIIVSAWNVGEIPQMALAPCHALFQFYVADGKLSCQLYQRSADLFLGVPFNIASYALLTHMMADQAGLGVGDFVWTGGDCHIYDNHVEQVRTQLDRDPRPYPELVLAQRDSIFEYTYDDVVVKNYDPHPAIKAPVAV; encoded by the coding sequence GTGCCGATCCCCACGCCCTACGAGGACTTACTGCGGCTGGTGCTGGAGCAGGGAACAGCCAAATCCGATCGCACCGGCACCGGAACCCGCAGCCTGTTCGGCCACCAGATGCGATTCGACCTGTCCGCGGGTTTCCCGCTGATCACCACCAAGAAAGTCCACCTCAAATCGGTGGTCTACGAGCTGCTGTGGTTTTTGCGCGGCGACTCCAACGTCAGCTGGCTGCATGAGCACGGCGTCACGATCTGGGACGAATGGGCAAGCGAAACAGGCGATCTCGGCCCGGTTTACGGTGTGCAGTGGAGGTCGTGGCCCACACCGTCCGGCGAGCACGTCGACCAGATCAGCTCGGCGCTGAACCTGCTGCGGACCGACCCGGACTCGCGGCGCATCATCGTGTCGGCCTGGAACGTCGGCGAGATCCCGCAGATGGCGTTGGCGCCGTGCCACGCGCTGTTCCAGTTCTACGTCGCCGACGGCAAGCTGAGCTGTCAGCTCTACCAGCGCAGCGCTGACCTGTTTCTCGGTGTGCCGTTCAACATCGCCAGCTACGCCTTGCTCACCCACATGATGGCGGACCAGGCGGGCCTGGGCGTCGGCGATTTCGTCTGGACCGGCGGCGACTGCCACATCTACGACAACCACGTCGAGCAGGTCCGAACCCAGCTCGATCGTGACCCACGGCCGTACCCCGAACTAGTTCTGGCGCAACGTGATTCGATCTTCGAGTACACCTACGACGATGTCGTGGTGAAGAACTACGATCCGCACCCGGCGATCAAAGCCCCCGTCGCAGTATGA
- a CDS encoding SDR family oxidoreductase: MTSSDLKGRTAIITGGSRGIGLAVGERLAAAGANVVVTSRKQDSADAAAKQIGSGAIGVAAHAVDEDAAKHCVDLTLERFGGIDILVNNAGTNPAYGPLIDQDHARFAKTFDVNLWAPLLWTSLAAKAWMREHGGAVVNTASIGGMHQAPNMGMYNATKAALIHVTKQLALELSPRVRVNAVAPGVVRTKLAEALWKDHEDLVAGGTALGRIGEPDDVAAAVAFLVSDESSWITGETLVLDGGRLLGDPAGFR; encoded by the coding sequence ATGACGTCATCGGATCTGAAAGGTCGCACCGCGATCATCACCGGCGGGTCGCGGGGGATCGGTCTGGCCGTTGGTGAGCGCTTGGCCGCCGCCGGCGCCAACGTGGTCGTCACCTCACGCAAACAGGACAGTGCGGACGCCGCGGCCAAGCAGATCGGCAGCGGCGCAATCGGAGTGGCCGCGCACGCCGTCGACGAGGACGCGGCCAAACACTGCGTCGACCTGACACTCGAACGCTTCGGCGGCATCGACATCCTGGTGAACAATGCCGGCACCAACCCGGCGTACGGCCCGCTGATCGACCAGGATCACGCCCGCTTCGCCAAGACCTTCGACGTCAATCTCTGGGCGCCGCTGCTGTGGACCTCGCTGGCGGCGAAGGCATGGATGCGTGAGCACGGCGGGGCGGTGGTGAACACGGCATCGATTGGCGGCATGCACCAGGCGCCGAATATGGGCATGTACAACGCGACCAAGGCCGCGCTGATCCACGTCACCAAGCAATTGGCACTGGAACTTTCGCCACGGGTGCGAGTGAACGCCGTCGCTCCGGGCGTGGTGCGGACCAAACTTGCCGAAGCGCTGTGGAAAGACCACGAAGATCTGGTGGCCGGGGGGACTGCACTGGGCCGCATCGGCGAGCCCGACGACGTGGCGGCCGCGGTCGCGTTCCTGGTATCGGACGAGTCGAGCTGGATCACCGGTGAGACGTTGGTGCTCGACGGCGGCCGGCTGCTCGGCGATCCGGCAGGTTTCCGGTGA
- a CDS encoding dienelactone hydrolase family protein produces MPNITDTVTTADGSCPVRLFTPEGQGPWPGVVMIPDAGGVRQTFFDMAAKLADFGYAVLLPDVYYRQGDWAPFDMKTAFSDDSERKRLYSFIGSITAEKWASDANAYFDYLAARPEVSGTKFGITGYCMGGRASLIVAGRVPDRVAAAASFHGGGLVTDSSDSPHLKADQIQATVYVGGAENDASFTDDHAEQLEKALTAANVKHKIEKYAAGHGYAVPDNGSYDPDAEERHWAAMREVFAANLTA; encoded by the coding sequence ATGCCGAACATCACCGACACCGTCACCACTGCCGATGGCTCCTGCCCAGTCCGCTTGTTCACTCCCGAGGGACAGGGGCCGTGGCCGGGCGTGGTCATGATTCCCGACGCCGGCGGAGTCCGGCAGACCTTCTTCGATATGGCCGCCAAGCTGGCCGACTTCGGTTACGCCGTGCTGCTGCCCGACGTCTATTACCGCCAGGGCGACTGGGCGCCGTTCGACATGAAGACCGCATTCAGCGACGACAGCGAGCGCAAGCGCCTGTACTCGTTCATCGGCAGCATCACCGCCGAAAAATGGGCGTCCGATGCGAACGCGTACTTCGACTACCTCGCGGCCCGGCCTGAGGTCAGCGGCACCAAGTTCGGCATCACCGGTTACTGCATGGGCGGGCGCGCGTCGTTGATCGTTGCCGGTCGAGTGCCGGACCGGGTTGCGGCCGCGGCGTCCTTCCACGGCGGCGGGCTGGTCACTGACAGCAGCGACAGCCCGCATCTGAAGGCCGACCAGATCCAGGCCACGGTCTATGTCGGCGGCGCGGAGAACGATGCGTCGTTTACCGACGACCACGCCGAACAGCTCGAAAAGGCCCTGACCGCGGCCAACGTCAAGCACAAGATCGAGAAGTATGCGGCCGGCCACGGGTACGCCGTACCGGACAACGGGTCGTATGACCCCGACGCCGAAGAGCGGCACTGGGCCGCGATGCGGGAGGTCTTCGCAGCGAACCTCACCGCCTGA
- a CDS encoding SDR family oxidoreductase — MKVADKVAIVTGGGNGIGGAIAAKLAAQDARVVVADLDSDAAHAVADGINAERSGAAVGVGADVSDTAQIKQLIQRAESEFGRVDLYFANAGITGVSGLDVTEDEWDRSIDVNLRAHIRAAQLLVPGWVERGEGYFVSTASAAGLLTQLGSATYSVTKHAAVGFAEWLNITYGDQGVRVSCLCPMGVNTNLLNSPGDSDDMLARLANRAVTTAGDVLEPADVADVVLDAIADERFLILPHPAVLEMYRQKAGDYDRWLKGMRRYQHSLQEGLQ, encoded by the coding sequence GTGAAGGTTGCCGACAAGGTCGCCATCGTCACCGGCGGCGGCAATGGCATCGGTGGCGCGATTGCGGCCAAGCTCGCGGCGCAGGATGCCAGAGTCGTGGTCGCCGATCTGGACTCCGATGCCGCACACGCAGTGGCCGACGGAATCAACGCCGAGCGGTCCGGCGCGGCGGTCGGTGTGGGTGCTGATGTCTCCGACACCGCGCAGATCAAGCAGTTGATTCAGCGTGCGGAAAGCGAATTCGGTCGAGTCGACTTGTATTTCGCCAATGCGGGCATCACGGGCGTGTCGGGCCTGGACGTCACCGAGGACGAGTGGGACCGCTCCATCGACGTCAACCTGCGGGCCCACATTCGCGCCGCGCAACTGCTGGTGCCCGGTTGGGTCGAGCGCGGGGAGGGCTACTTCGTCAGCACCGCTTCGGCGGCCGGACTGCTCACCCAACTCGGGTCGGCGACCTACTCGGTCACGAAGCACGCCGCCGTCGGCTTCGCCGAGTGGCTGAACATCACCTACGGCGACCAAGGTGTGCGGGTCAGTTGTCTGTGTCCGATGGGCGTCAACACCAATCTGCTGAATTCGCCAGGGGATTCCGACGACATGCTGGCCCGCCTGGCGAACCGGGCGGTCACCACCGCGGGTGATGTGCTGGAGCCCGCGGACGTCGCCGATGTGGTGCTGGACGCCATCGCCGACGAGCGGTTCCTGATTCTTCCGCATCCCGCCGTGCTGGAGATGTATCGGCAGAAGGCCGGTGACTATGACCGGTGGCTCAAGGGAATGCGGCGGTATCAGCACTCACTACAGGAGGGTCTGCAATGA
- a CDS encoding aldo/keto reductase, whose product MDKRTLGQNLEVSAIGLGCMGMSRGFGPSGPTAEMIAVIRAAVERGVTFFDTAEAYGDNEILVGEALAPFAGQVVIATKFGFKFGADGNIVGLDSRPEHISEVTDNSLRRLGVESIDLLYQHRVDPDVPIEDVAGTVKELIQNGKVKHFGMSEASAQTIRRAHAVQPVTAVQSEYSLWWREPETEILPTLAELGIGFVPYSPLGKGFLTGSISESTQFDSSDIRSSIPRFAADVRDANRAVVDLLQTIADRKGATPGQIALAWLLAQRPWIAPIPGTRRLERLEENLAAADVELTADDLSEIDAASAAIEVQGARYPSFMQKLIGR is encoded by the coding sequence ATGGACAAGCGGACTCTCGGCCAGAACCTCGAGGTTTCGGCGATCGGTTTGGGCTGCATGGGAATGAGCCGCGGCTTCGGCCCGTCCGGGCCCACCGCAGAGATGATCGCGGTAATCCGTGCCGCCGTCGAGCGCGGTGTCACGTTCTTCGACACCGCAGAAGCGTACGGAGACAACGAGATACTGGTCGGCGAAGCCTTAGCGCCGTTCGCCGGTCAAGTTGTGATCGCGACCAAATTCGGCTTCAAGTTCGGCGCCGACGGCAACATCGTCGGACTCGACAGCCGACCCGAACACATCTCCGAGGTGACCGACAATTCGCTGCGCCGGTTGGGCGTCGAGAGCATCGACCTGCTCTACCAGCACCGCGTCGACCCCGATGTCCCGATTGAAGACGTCGCCGGGACGGTCAAAGAACTGATCCAGAACGGCAAAGTGAAGCATTTCGGCATGTCCGAAGCGTCGGCGCAGACGATTCGGCGCGCCCACGCCGTGCAACCCGTGACCGCGGTGCAGAGCGAGTATTCGCTGTGGTGGCGCGAACCGGAAACGGAAATATTGCCGACGCTGGCTGAGCTCGGCATCGGCTTCGTGCCCTACAGCCCGCTCGGCAAGGGTTTTCTCACCGGAAGTATCAGCGAGAGCACCCAATTCGACAGCTCGGACATCCGCAGCAGCATTCCGCGGTTCGCCGCTGACGTTCGTGACGCGAACCGTGCCGTGGTCGACCTGCTTCAGACGATCGCCGACCGGAAGGGCGCGACGCCGGGGCAGATCGCGCTGGCATGGTTGCTCGCCCAGCGACCCTGGATCGCGCCGATCCCTGGCACCCGGCGATTGGAGCGGCTGGAGGAAAACCTGGCGGCGGCCGACGTCGAGCTGACTGCCGATGACCTCAGCGAAATCGATGCTGCCTCAGCGGCTATCGAGGTGCAGGGGGCGCGTTATCCCAGCTTCATGCAGAAGCTGATCGGGCGCTGA
- a CDS encoding acyl-CoA dehydrogenase family protein, translating to MSDLLYSDTEDALRDSVRRLFADRCPPESVSRVYDDASQDFSGVWHTLAAELGMAGLLVPEDLGGAGASAREAAVVMEEIGRAVAPVPFLSSAVLATVALLQAGDTDTIKGLAAGSVTAALAVPLSTAPGDAIAGVSAAGGALTGRITSVAGAAEADVLVVPVAGAGGLELHTVVRDAAGVTVSPILALDMTRPLANIDLSGAPSSRVGNAPADAAIAAALETGAALLSSEQLGAAQWCFETTLAYAKQRKQFGRAIGSYQAIKHRLADIWVELNSVAAAARYAADTCARRDADASIAAAVAQAYCSGAAVHAAEECIQLHGGIGMTWEYPAHLYLKRAKSDQLAFGTAYRHRTRLAELVNLPPS from the coding sequence ATGAGCGATCTGCTGTATTCCGACACCGAGGACGCGTTGCGGGACAGCGTGCGCCGGCTGTTCGCCGACCGGTGCCCGCCGGAATCGGTATCACGCGTCTATGATGATGCGTCGCAAGACTTTTCCGGTGTGTGGCATACGCTGGCGGCCGAGCTGGGGATGGCCGGCCTGTTGGTCCCCGAAGATCTCGGCGGTGCGGGAGCAAGCGCCCGTGAGGCCGCCGTCGTCATGGAGGAGATCGGCCGGGCCGTCGCGCCGGTGCCGTTCCTGTCCAGCGCGGTGCTGGCCACCGTCGCGCTGTTGCAGGCCGGGGACACCGACACGATCAAGGGCCTGGCGGCTGGGTCGGTGACCGCTGCGCTCGCGGTTCCGCTGTCCACCGCGCCCGGTGACGCGATTGCCGGCGTCAGCGCCGCCGGCGGCGCTTTGACCGGACGGATCACCAGCGTGGCCGGCGCGGCCGAGGCCGACGTGCTGGTGGTGCCGGTCGCCGGTGCCGGTGGGCTGGAGTTGCACACCGTCGTGCGCGACGCGGCTGGCGTCACCGTGTCGCCGATACTCGCCCTGGACATGACGAGACCCCTTGCGAATATCGACCTGTCCGGCGCCCCGTCCTCGCGGGTCGGCAACGCCCCGGCCGACGCCGCCATCGCGGCGGCGCTGGAGACGGGTGCCGCCCTGCTATCGTCCGAGCAATTGGGCGCCGCGCAGTGGTGTTTCGAGACGACGCTGGCTTATGCCAAGCAGCGCAAGCAATTCGGCCGCGCGATCGGGTCCTACCAGGCCATCAAGCATCGGCTCGCGGACATCTGGGTCGAGCTCAACTCGGTTGCGGCGGCGGCCCGCTACGCCGCCGACACCTGTGCCCGGCGCGACGCAGACGCCTCGATCGCGGCGGCCGTCGCGCAGGCCTACTGCAGCGGCGCCGCGGTACATGCCGCCGAGGAATGCATTCAGTTGCACGGCGGTATCGGGATGACGTGGGAATACCCGGCGCATCTCTACCTGAAGCGGGCCAAGAGCGATCAATTGGCCTTCGGCACCGCCTACCGTCATCGGACCCGGTTGGCCGAACTGGTCAACCTACCGCCGTCTTAA
- a CDS encoding acyl-CoA dehydrogenase family protein, with protein sequence MSADDLHARVQTLLEEHDPAGDPREFLGARFDAGLAWVYFPIGSGGLELSRNFQAQVEEELAAAGAPPGGGPHNGIGMGMAAPTIAAFGTEDQRREFLRPLFTGEHFYCQLFSEPGAGSDLAGVSTRAVRDGDDWIVNGQKVWTSSAQKAQRAILVARTDPTVPKHQGLTYFVLDMTDPGVDVRPLRQITGEAEFNEVFLTDVRVPDANRLGAEGGGWKVATTTLNNERVAIGSMAGGTREGGIIGKVTDVWRAQPELRNPAMHDELMRLWVDAEAIRLTALRLRQRMAVGQPGPEGAGMKVAFARLAQAVSGFEIELHPEDGLQYDDWTMRQPEGVDFVGREPGYRYLRAKGNSIEGGTSEILRNTIAERILGLPPEHRVDKDIAFKDLDR encoded by the coding sequence GTGAGCGCCGACGACCTGCACGCACGGGTGCAGACGCTGCTCGAGGAGCACGACCCGGCTGGCGACCCACGGGAATTTCTGGGTGCGCGGTTCGACGCCGGACTGGCCTGGGTGTACTTCCCTATCGGCTCAGGCGGGCTTGAACTTTCGCGCAATTTCCAGGCGCAGGTCGAGGAGGAGCTGGCCGCCGCGGGTGCACCGCCGGGAGGCGGACCGCACAACGGCATCGGGATGGGCATGGCGGCACCGACGATTGCCGCCTTCGGCACCGAGGACCAGCGGCGAGAGTTTCTGCGACCGTTGTTCACCGGAGAGCACTTCTACTGTCAGTTGTTCAGCGAGCCGGGCGCGGGATCGGACTTGGCTGGCGTTTCCACCCGCGCGGTGCGCGACGGCGACGACTGGATCGTTAACGGGCAGAAGGTCTGGACGTCCAGTGCGCAGAAAGCCCAGCGGGCGATACTGGTGGCGAGAACCGACCCAACGGTTCCCAAACATCAAGGCTTGACCTACTTCGTGTTGGACATGACTGATCCCGGTGTCGACGTCCGGCCGCTGCGGCAGATCACCGGCGAAGCCGAGTTCAACGAGGTCTTTCTCACCGATGTCCGGGTGCCCGACGCCAACCGCCTCGGCGCGGAGGGCGGCGGCTGGAAGGTCGCGACGACCACCCTGAACAACGAACGGGTTGCTATCGGCTCGATGGCCGGCGGCACCCGTGAAGGCGGGATCATCGGCAAGGTCACCGACGTCTGGCGGGCGCAACCCGAGCTGCGCAACCCGGCGATGCACGACGAGCTGATGCGGCTGTGGGTGGACGCCGAGGCGATTCGGCTGACCGCCCTGCGGCTGCGCCAACGGATGGCCGTTGGCCAGCCCGGGCCCGAGGGCGCCGGAATGAAGGTGGCGTTTGCCCGACTGGCGCAAGCGGTTTCGGGGTTCGAGATCGAGTTGCACCCCGAAGACGGACTGCAATACGACGATTGGACGATGCGTCAACCCGAAGGAGTTGACTTCGTCGGCCGCGAACCGGGATACCGATACCTGCGAGCCAAGGGCAACTCGATCGAGGGCGGCACGTCGGAGATCTTGCGCAACACGATCGCCGAGCGAATCCTCGGCCTGCCTCCGGAACACCGGGTGGACAAGGACATTGCCTTTAAGGATCTGGACCGATGA
- a CDS encoding cell division protein DivIVA: MEPESAKTFTRTFMGYQPAAVDAHVEMLATKQQLLLDDVENLRARLKDVGDEAAALRKEVGLLTDTSPSPHAVQKRMAHMLRRTVDEVSEMQAEARAEADAMVAAAEAEAERARQKQQEVLAELAGRRETLEAEYEKTKEDLQTELAALRADAQEAREQLLADAKHEADHYREQAQRAADEASKQRIVVLEQLVGVYRDLEGVPATLESAYQELKNPSE; the protein is encoded by the coding sequence GTGGAACCCGAATCCGCAAAGACGTTCACTCGTACATTCATGGGCTATCAGCCGGCGGCGGTCGATGCCCACGTCGAGATGCTGGCCACCAAACAGCAATTGTTGCTCGATGACGTCGAGAACCTGCGGGCGCGACTCAAGGACGTCGGCGACGAAGCAGCTGCGCTCCGCAAAGAGGTGGGCCTCCTCACGGACACCTCACCGTCGCCCCACGCGGTGCAAAAGCGGATGGCGCACATGCTGCGACGGACGGTCGACGAGGTGTCCGAGATGCAGGCCGAGGCGCGCGCCGAAGCCGACGCAATGGTCGCGGCGGCCGAAGCCGAGGCCGAGAGGGCGCGGCAAAAGCAGCAAGAGGTCTTGGCCGAGTTGGCTGGGCGGCGCGAAACGCTGGAAGCCGAGTACGAGAAGACCAAGGAAGACCTTCAGACCGAACTGGCCGCCCTGCGCGCCGACGCGCAAGAAGCGCGCGAACAACTCCTCGCCGACGCGAAGCACGAGGCTGATCACTACCGTGAGCAGGCCCAACGAGCTGCGGACGAGGCGAGCAAGCAGCGGATCGTCGTTCTCGAACAGCTGGTGGGCGTCTACCGCGACCTGGAAGGGGTTCCGGCCACTCTCGAGTCGGCGTATCAAGAACTCAAGAATCCGTCGGAATAG
- a CDS encoding dihydrofolate reductase, whose amino-acid sequence MTGLGLIWAQSTSGVIGRDGGIPWQLPEDLAHFKEVTTGHTVVMGRRTWDSLPAKFRPLPGRRNVVVTRQSDFTAQGATVVGNLDDALTEPETWVIGGEQIYTLALPRAERCEVTEIDIDIPRDDGDAIAPVLDEAWVGTPGEWQTSDAGLRYRFHRYHRS is encoded by the coding sequence ATGACTGGACTGGGCCTGATCTGGGCGCAGTCGACGTCCGGTGTGATCGGCCGCGACGGCGGCATTCCATGGCAACTGCCCGAGGACCTGGCGCACTTCAAAGAGGTCACCACCGGTCACACCGTGGTGATGGGTCGTCGCACCTGGGATTCGCTGCCGGCGAAGTTCCGGCCGCTGCCGGGCCGCAGAAATGTCGTAGTGACCCGCCAATCGGACTTCACCGCGCAGGGCGCGACCGTGGTGGGAAATCTTGACGACGCGCTGACCGAGCCGGAAACCTGGGTGATCGGCGGCGAACAGATCTACACCCTGGCTCTGCCACGGGCCGAGCGGTGCGAGGTCACCGAGATCGACATCGACATACCTCGCGACGACGGTGACGCGATCGCCCCGGTGCTCGACGAAGCCTGGGTCGGCACGCCCGGGGAGTGGCAGACCAGCGACGCTGGGCTGCGGTACCGGTTCCACCGCTACCACCGCAGTTGA